The following proteins are encoded in a genomic region of Cricetulus griseus strain 17A/GY chromosome 7, alternate assembly CriGri-PICRH-1.0, whole genome shotgun sequence:
- the LOC100761913 gene encoding olfactory receptor 1468 yields MTEGNQTVISQFLLLGLPIPPEHQHLFYALFLTMYLTTVLGNLIIIILILLDSHLHTPMYLFLSNLSFSDLCFSSVTMPKLLQNMHSLIPSISYAGCLAQLYFYLYFADLESFLLVVMAYDRYVAICFPLHYTSIMSPKLCVSLLVLSWVLTTFHAMLHTLLLARLSFCEDNVIPHFFCDISPLLKLSCSDTHVNELVIFIMGGLVIVIPFLLIIVSYAQIVSSILKVSSVRGIHKVFSTCGSHLSVVSLFYGTIIGLYLCPSANNSTVKETVMAMMYTVVTPMLNPFIYSLRNRDMKGALARLLCKKKIPFCL; encoded by the coding sequence ATGACAGAAGGAAACCAAACTGTtatctcccagttcctcctcctgggCCTGCCCATCCCCCCAGAGCACCAGCACCTGTTCTATGCCCTGTTCCTGACCATGTACCTCACCACTGTCCTGGGGaacctcatcatcatcatcctcatcctactggactcccatctccacacacccatgtacttgtTTCTCAgcaacttgtccttctctgacctctgcttttCTTCTGTCACAATGCCAAAATTGCTACAGAACATGCACAGCCTAATTCCATCCATCTCCTATGCAGGTTGCCTGGCACAACTGTACTTTTACCTGTATTTTGCAGACCTTGAGAGCTTCCTCCTTGTggtcatggcctatgaccgctatgtggccatctgcttcCCCCTTCATTACACCAGCATCATGAGCCCCAAGCTCTGTGTGAGTCTGTTGGTGCTGTCCTGGGTGCTGACCACATTCCATGCCATGCTGCACACCCTGCTCTTGGCCAGATTATCTTTCTGTGAGGACAATGTGATCCCCCATTTTTTCTGTGACATATCTCCTCTGCTGAAGCTGTCCTGCTCTGACACCCATGTTAATGAGTTGGTGATATTTATCATGGGAGGACTTGTTATTGTCATCCCATTCCTTCTCATTATTGTGTCTTATGCACAAATTGTCTCCTCCATTCTTAAAGTTTCTTCTGTTCGAGGCATCCACAAGGTCTTTTCCACTTGTGGATCCCATCTGTCTGTGGTGTCACTGTTCTATGGAACAATTATTGGTCTCTACTTATGTCCATCAGCTAATAATTCCACTGTGAAGGAGACTGTCATGGCCATGATGTACACAGTGGTGACTCCCATGCTGAACCCcttcatctacagcctgaggaacagaGACATGAAGGGAGCCCTGGCCAGATTACTTTGTAAGAAGAAAATTCCCTTCTGTCTTTGA
- the LOC100758441 gene encoding olfactory receptor 1468 — protein MIMNNQSIISEFLLQGLAIPPEHRDLFYVLFLAMYLITVLGNLIIIILILLDSHLHTPMYLFLSNLSFSDLSFSTVTMPKLLQNMQSQDQSISYAACVTQIYFLLVFAAMESFLLVIMAYDRYVAICFPLHYTNIMNPKICMCLAGLCWVLSMLYSMMHTLLLGRLSFCENNVIPQFFCELSSLLKLACSDIYINELIIFIIGGLSTVGPFLLIIVSYIQIVYSILKVSSTRVLHKVFSTCGSHLSVVSLFYGTIFGLYLCPSTNNSTVKETAMAMMYALVTPMLNPFIYSLRNRDIKEALIRVLCKKKMSL, from the coding sequence ATGATAATGAACAACCAAAGTATCATCTCTGAGTTCCTTCTCCAGGGCCTGGCCATTCCCCCAGAACACCGGGACCTGTTCTATGTCCTGTTCCTGGCCATGTACCTCATCACTGTCCTGGGGaacctcatcatcatcatcctcatcctactggactcccatctccacacacccatgtacttgtTTCTCAgcaacttgtccttctctgacctCAGTTTTTCCACAGTCACAATGCCCAAATTGCTCCAGAACATGCAGAGCCAGGATCAATCCATTTCCTATGCAGCCTGTGTGACACAAATATACTTTTTACTGGTTTTTGCAGCCATGGAGAGTTTCCTTCTAGTGatcatggcctatgaccgctatgtagCCATCTGTTTCCCCCTTCATTACACCAACATCATGAACCCCAAAATCTGTATGTGTCTGGCGGGGCTATGTTGGGTACTTTCTATGCTGTATTCCATGATGCACACTCTACTCTTGGGTAGGTTGTCATTCTGTGAGAACAATGTGATCCCTCAGTTTTTCTGTGAATTGTCTTCCCTTCTCAAGTTGGCTTGTTCTGACATTTAtattaatgaattaataatatttattataggaGGGCTAAGTACCGTTGGCCCATTCTTACTCATCATTGTGTCCTATATACAAATTGTCTACTCCATCCTGAAGGTTTCCTCTACTCGGGTTCTCCACAAGGTCTTCTCCACATGTGGCTCCCACCTGTCTGTGGTCTCACTGTTCTATGGAACAATTTTTGGTCTCTACCTTTGTCCATCAACTAATAACTCTACTGTGAAAGAGACTGCCATGGCCATGATGTACGCACTGGTGACTCCCATGTTGAACCCcttcatctacagcctgaggaacagaGATATAAAAGAGGCACTGATAAGAGTCCTTTGcaagaagaaaatgtctttgtaa
- the LOC100761786 gene encoding olfactory receptor 1496: MIENQTVISQFLLLGLPIPPEHQHLFYVLFLAMYLTTVLGNLIIILLILLDSHLHTPMYFFLSNLSFSDLCFSSVTMPKLLQNMQSQDPSISYVSCLTQMYFLMVFGDMESFLLMVMAYDRYVAICFPLHYTSIMSPKLCASLLLPLWMLTALHAMMHTLLMARLSFCKNNVILHFFCDISALLKLACSDTYINELMILIMSGLIAIVPFLLIVMSYARIVSSILKVSSTQGIQKIFSTCGSHLSVVSLFYGTIIGLYLCPSPNNSTVKETTMALMYTVVTPMLNPFIYSLRNRDIKGALRRVVYSKKISL; the protein is encoded by the coding sequence ATGATTGAAAACCAAACTGTCATCTCTCAGTTCCTCCTCCTGGGCCTGCCCATCCCCCCAGAGCACCAGCACCTGTTCTATGTCCTGTTCCTGGCCATGTACCTCACCACCGTCCTGGGGAACCTCATCATCATCCTCCTCATCCTACTGgactcccatctccacacacccatgtacttctttctcagcaacttgtccttctctgacctctgcttctcctctgtCACAATGCCCAAATTGCTACAGAACATGCAGAGCCAGGACCCATCCATCTCCTACGTGAGTTGTCTGACACAAATGTACTTTTTAatggtttttggagacatggaGAGCTTCCTTCTTATggtcatggcctatgaccgctatgtggccatctgtttCCCCCTTCATTACACCAGCATCATGAGCCCCAAGCTCTGTGCTAGTCTATTGCTGCCACTGTGGATGCTGACAGCATTACATGCCATGATGCACACCCTGCTCATGGCTAGACTGTCTTTTTGCAAGAACAATGTGATTCTCCACTTTTTCTGTGACATATCTGCTCTCCTGAAGCTGGCCTGCTCAGATACTTACATTAATGAATTGATGATATTAATCATGAGTGGGCTGATAGCTATTGTACCATTCCTACTCATTGTTATGTCCTATGCAAGGATTGTCTCCTCCATTCTCAAGGTCTCTTCTACCCAAGGCATCCAAAAGATCTTCTCCACATGTGGTTCCCACTTGTCTGTGGTATCTCTGTTCTATGGGACAATTATTGGTCTCTATTTATGTCCATCACCTAATAACTCAACTGTGAAGGAGACTACCATGGCTTTGATGTACACAGTGGTGACTCCAATGTTGAACCCcttcatctacagcctgaggaacagaGATATAAAGGGGGCACTAAGAAGAGTTGTCTACAGTAAGAAAATTTCATTATAA